From the Streptomyces sp. Sge12 genome, the window GGCGCGCCACCACGTCCCACAGACGGACCGTCAGATCGTCCCCGGCGCTCGCCAGGGTGCGCCCGTCGGGGCTGAACACCACGTCGTTCGCGAAGTCCGTGTGACCGGCCAGGACGGCGAGCTGCCGGCGCCCCGCCACGTCCCACAGCCGTACTGTGCCGTCCGACCCGGCCGAGGCCAGGGTCCGCCCGTCCGGCGAGAAGGCCACCGCGAACACGGTGCCGCTCCGGCCGGTGAGCACCGCCGACGGGCCACGGGCCACCGTGTCCCACAGCCGGACGGTGCCGTCGGAACCGGCCGAGGCCAGCGTCCGCCCGTCGGGGGCGAACGCCACCGAGAACACCGTCTCGCTGTGCCCCGAGAACGTGGCCAGGACCCGGCGCCCCGCGACGTCCCACAGCCGTACCGCGTGATCGGCCTCCGCGGTCGCCAGCCGCTTCCCGTCCGGGCTGTACGCGGCGTGCCAGATCTCCGTGAACGGTCGTGAGGTCAGCGCCGCGCCCCGCAGGTCCCACAGCACCACCGACTGGTCGAAGCCGGCGGTGGCCAGCACCGCGCCGCGGCCGTCCACGGCCACCCCGAGGACGTAGTCGGTGTGCCCGGCGAGCGTGGCCGCCGCCCGGCCCCCGGCCACGTCCCACAGCCGGGTCGTGCCGTCGCCGCCCGCGCTGACGACCGTCGTCCCGTCCGGTGTGTAGGCGACACCGTTGACGTCGTCGCTGTGCCCGGTGAGCGTCGCGGTCGTGCGCCGCCCCGCCACGTCCCACAGCCGTACGGTGCGGTCGACGCCCCCGGTGGCGACCGTACGGCCGTCCGGTGCGAAGGCCGCGCCCAGCACCTCGTCGGTGTGCCCGGTGAGGACCGCCAGCGGACGGGCCTCCACCGCGTCCCACAGCCGTACCGTCCGGTCGGCGCCGGCCGACACCAGGGTCCGCCCGTCGGCCGCGTACGCCAGGGCGTTGACCCGCCCGGTGTGACCCGCCAGGGAGGCCACGGCGCCGTGGTCCCCGGCGGCGTCCCACAACCCGATCGTCCCGTCCGCGCCGGCGACGGCCAGGGTCCGCCCGTCGGGCGCGAAGGCCACGGCCCGGGCGCCCGCCGTACCGGCCGGGAGCGGCGTGCCGCCACCGCCACCGCCGGCGGTGTCCCAGAGCCGGGCCGGCCCGTCCGTCGACGTGGCCGCGAGCGTCCTGCCGTCGGGGCTGAAGGCCACCGCCCGCACCCGGCCGGGCAGCGTGAAGGTCGCCGTCGTCCGCCCGTCGGACACCCGCCGCAGCATCACCGTCCCGTCGGAACCGGCCGTCGCCAGCGTCTCGTTGCCCGGCGCGAAGGCCACCGCGTTGACCGGGCCGCCGTGCCCGCCCAGGCGGGCGATGAACGGCTGGGACTGGGTGCTCAGCAGGGCGCCGCGCGCCTCGCTCGTCGCGGAGGTCCGGTACGCCTCCCCGGCGAGCAGCATCGAGGCCTCGGGCCGGCCCGCGGCCAGCGCCGCGGACTGCAGGGCGAGCGCCCGCGACCGCGCGACGCGCTCCTGGCCGAGGGCGCCCGCGCGCTGCTCGTAGGCGAGGCCCCCGGCGCCCACGGCGAGGACCAGCAGGACGACCAGCGTGGCCAGCGTCCACTGCCGCAACCGCACCTGGCGCCCGGCCTGCCGCTCCCGGCCCTCGTGCGCCTCCTGGCTCGCCCGCAGGAACGCGGCCTCCAGCGGGCCGAGCCGGCTCCTGCCGTCGTGCTCGTCGGCCCAGGCCCGGGCGGTGTCCAGCCGGGTCCCGCGGTGCAGCGCCGACGGATCGCGGCCCTCGCGCTCCCATTCCGCGGCGGCGTGGGCCAGTTGCTGGTGGATCAGGAGCCCGGCCCGGTCGGCGCGGATCCAGCCGCGCAGCCGCGGCCAGGCGTGCAGCAGCGCCTCGTGGGTGATCTCGACGCTGTCGCTGTCCATGGTGATCAGGCGGGCCCGGACGAAGGTGTCGAGCGCGGCCGCGGCGGGGCCCGCGTCGGCCAGCTGTTCCATCAGTGCGGTCCGGCTCATCCGGCGCCGGGTGGCCCCCGTGCCGTCGGCCACGTGCACCAGCCGCACCAGGACGCGGCGGAGCGTGTTCTGTTCGGCCGGGTACAGGCGGGTGAACACCTCCTCGGCGGTCCGGGCGATCGCGCCCTGGATACCGCCGGTGCGCTCGTACCCGGCGACGGTCAAGGTGGCGCCCTCGCGCTGGCGCCAGGTGGCCAGCAGGGCGTGGGAGACCAGCGGCAGCACCCCGGAGGGCGTCCGGTCGGGCGGATCGTCGCGCAGGCCGGCATCGCGCAGCAGCAGCGGGAACAGGCCCGGTTCGAGGGTGAGACCGGCGAGCTCCGCCGGGCGGGTGATCGACTCCCGCAGCTCCGCCGGGGACATCGGGGCCAGGACGAACAGCCCTTCCGTGAAGACCGGGGCCAGTTCGGGCAGGTCCAGACAGTTCCCGGAGAAGTCGGCCCGTACGCCGAGCACCACGACGGCCGGGTCGAGAACATCCGGCCCGGGACCGTCCGGCCCGGGACCGTCCGGCCCGGGACCGTCCGGCCCGGGGCGTGCGGCCGCCAGCGCGCAGAGCACCCGGACGAAGGCGCGCCGCTCGTCCTCGTCGCAGCAGAGCGTGAACAGCTCCTCGAACTGGTCGACGAGCAGCACCGGACGGGGCGGCGGCGGCCTGCGGTCCGGTCCGTCCGCCGGGGGAGGGCCCGCGAGCCGCCGGACGGCCTCGAGCAGCGCGTCCGGCCGCTCGCGCAGCTCGCCCGCGGTGAGCCCCGGATCGCCGCCCAGGACTTTCGCGGCGCAGCCGAGCAGCTCCTCCAGCGGATGCGCGGTGGGTGTGAAGCGCAGCACCGGCCAGGTGTCGGAGCCCGGCATCGGAAAGCCGCCGCGCCGCAGCGCCGGTACGAGACCGGCGTTCAGCAGCGAGGACTTGCCGGCGCCCGACGGGGCGACGAGCATCAGCGGCCCGCTGCCGACCCGCTCGAAGACCCGCTCGGTCAGCTCGGCCGTCGCCCGCTCCCGCCCGAAGAACCACCGGGCCTCCCGCGCCGTGAAGGCGGGCAGGCCGCGGTAGGGGCACTCGCCGTCCGCCTGCGGCCCGGCGGGCGGACCGGTGCCACCCGGCCCGTCCTCGTCGTCGTTGCCGCGCGGACCCGTTTCCCGGACCATCCGCAGAAGTTCACCGCCCGCCCGCAGTACGTCGTCGCAGCGCCGCGCGACATCGACGGTGACGCGCTTCGAGCCGGTCTCGATCTTGCTGAGATAGCCCTTGCTGTAGTGCGTCTGCCGTGCGAGGTCCGCGAGGGACAGGCCGCGTTGCACCCGCAGACGTCGCAACTGAGCGCGGAAAGGCATCGCGGCATCGTCGGAGTCGTGCTGGTGACCGGTCGTGCGCCGGTGGTCCGGGTCCCCCAAGACATCCCCCATGGACGTGCGAGCCCAGGCAGCGGTCGGGCAGCGCCCAGGGTAGCGCGGGGGTGGGGTGGACGGCCGCCTCTTCGGGCCGGTATGACCAGCACACGAGCGTGCGGAGCGGCCCTGCCGGGGGCTCCGCACACTGCCGTGACGGGGTTGCCGCTAGGGGTTGAGCCGGACCGAGTTGATGGGGGTGAGGTCGGCGTAGACACCGGTCTTGGCGGCGATGTTGCCGCCGCAGTCCTGGCCTCCCAACCCCCTGCACAGATTTGCGGTCGCACCGCCGTACTGGTTGTTGAGCACCCAGTGGTTCCCGAACTGGTTGCTCAGGTTGTGCGCCCCGTAGGCGTAGAAGATGTGCGTCGGCTTGACGGCCGGGTTCTGGTTCTGAGGGTAGATACAGACCGCCCCGTCCGGGCAGCCGGCCCATGCGTCGGCCGGCTTCGCCTCGACGGTCCCGCTGAGCGCGATCACGGCGACGACGGAGGTGGCGAGCGCGGCGGCGCCGCGGAACAACTTGCGCATGATTTCCCCTTGTGGTGCTTGCCTCGTGCTGACGGCTTCAGCCTGCCCCGGCCGTGCACCGGGGTCGACGGGTTGCCCGTTGCCCAACCCGTGCCCGCCCGGGAAACCCCCTGCCACCAGCGCGGACGCCGGGCAGTGGGCAACGGCCCGGCCGGTGGACGTAAGACTTTCGTCATCGGTGCGGACATGGCGCACGGCGGCGCGACCGCGTTGAATCGCCGAGGAGAGAACGAGTGGGGAAGAGGGAACGGCAGTGACAGGCACAGGCACAGGGGTAGTGGCAGGGCGACGTCGACGGCTGTGGGCCGGAGTGTCGATCGCGGTGGCGGTGGTGCTGGCGGCGGGGCTGTACTGGCTGCAACCGTGGAAGCTGTGGCAGGACGAGACCGTCCGTGAGGCGCTCCCGGCCGCCGTCGCGCCGTCGGACCCCGGGGCGACCGCGGCCGTACCGGGCGCCGTACCGGGTGGCGCCCCCGCCGCCCCGGTGACCGTCGCCCGCGGGACGCTCATCAGCCACGAGCACAGCACCACCGGCGAGGTGGCGCTCATCCGGCTCCCCGACGGGTCCCACACGCTGCGGCTGACGAACCTCGACACCAGCAACGGCCCGGATCTGCGGGTCTGGCTGACCGACGCCCCGGTGAAGGAGGGCGTGGCGGGCTGGCGCGTCTTCGACGACGGCAGGTACACCAGCCTCGGCAAGCTCAAGGGCAACAAGGGCGACCAGAACTACCCGGTCCCGGCCGACGTGAAGGTGGCCGATTTCACCAGCGTCACCATCTGGTGCGACCGCTTCGACGTCTCCTTCGGCGCCGCGACGCTCGCCCGGGTGTGACGCCCCCGCGGGGGCCGTCCGGGCCGGGCGACACGCCGTGGGCCCGGAGCTGATCGGGCGTCACCCCGTTCGGCCGTCGTCCGGAGTACGACTATCCACTCCTCCGGACGTCAAAATGCGGCCGTTTGCCCACGGGATGTATCCATCCGCTCACACGGTGTGGCGGGAGGTCGTCATGGCCCATAACTTCGGGATCGTGACGAACCGACAAATCAAGTCCCTCACGTGCATCGCAGTCGTCATGGCCGCAGGTCTCGGCGTGCTCACGCCCTCCGCCGCCGCTGCCGGACGCCGGGTGCTCCCGGGCGACTCGATCCAGGAAGCGGTGAACTTCGCCAGGCCGGGCGACATCATCACCGTGATGCCCGGCACCTACTACGAGAACGTGCTGATCACCAAGAGCGTGACCCTGCGGGGTTACGGCGCCCGTACGGTGATCAAGCCGCCGGTCACGGCCACCACCCCGGGCACGCCGGTCGCCCCGGGCACGCCGGTCGCCCCGGGCACGCCGGTCACCCCGGGCACGCCCGTGGCGCCGCCGGAACCCGGCGCGTCGGGGGCGCCGGTCCCGCCCGGGGCGGCGAAGGCCCCCGTCGCACCCGGGTCGGCGGCGAACGGACGGGCCCTCACCTGCTCGCAGGCCGACACCGGCATCTGCGTCATGGGAACGGCCGAGCAGCCCGTCGTCGGCGTGGACATCCGCTCGCTGACCGTCTCGGGGTTCAAGCGCAACGGCATCTGGGCCTCCCACACGGACCGGCTCAGCGTCCAGCGGGTGATCGCCGAGAAGAACGGCACCTGGGGCATCGCCCAGGAGCGGTCCACCCGTGGGCTCTTCCGTGACAACACCGCGCGCGACAACGCCGAGTCGGGCCTGTTCATCGCCAACACCGTCGACCGCGAGGGCGGCGCCACCGACACCCTCGGGGCCGTGGTCCGCAGGAACACGCTGACCGGCAACCGCATCGGCGTCACGGTCAGGCGGGTGCGGAACCTGTCGGTCTACGGCAACACCGTCACCGGCAACTGCGGCGGCGTCTTCGTCGTCGGCGACGAGGGCGAGCCCGGCGCCGGAGACATGACCATCCGCAACAACCGGATCCACGAGAACAACAAGTTCTGCAAGGGCAACAGCCGCCTCCCCGACATCCAGGGCGTCGGCATCGTCCTCACCGGGGCGGAGGAGACGGTCGTGCGGTCGAACTCCATCCGCGGCAACGTCGGAGCCTCCCCGCTGTCGGGCGGAATCCTGCTGTTCAAGAGCTTCGTGGGCGCGACGAACACCGACAACGTCATCCGGGACAACGACGTGCGGGACAACAAGCCGGCGGACCTGGCCAACCAGGGCACCGGATCGGGCAACCAGTTCCTCAACAACCGGTGCGAATCCTCCGTACCGGCCGGGATGTGCTGACGCGTGAACCCCCTGATCAGCAGAAGCGAGGCCCCATGACCACGGTAAGTCCCACCTCCACCCCGATCCCCGCCCCCCAGCACACCCCCCAGCCCGCCATGCGGATGCGGGAGCTCGTCTTCGGCGCGGCCTGCGCCGCCGCCGTACGGGCCGCCGCCCGCCTGGGAGTGGCCGACGCCCTCGGGGAGTCGCCCGCCACCGCGGCCGAGCTCGCGACCGCGGTCGAGGCCGAGCCGCTGCCCCTGCAACGGCTGCTCCGCGCCCTGGCCTGCTACGGGATCTTCGCGGAGACGGAGGACGGGCAGTTCGTCCACACCGAGATGTCGCGACTGCTGCGCGAGGACGACCCGCACAGCCTGCGCTACATCGCCCTGTGGTGCACCGAACCCTGGACCTGGCAGGCCTGGCCGCGGCTCGACGACGCCGTCCGCTCCGGCGGCAGCGTCTTCCAGGAGCTGTACGGCAAGGGGTTCTTCGACTACCTGCACCAGGACGCGCACGAGTCGGCCCACGTCTTCAACCGGGCCATGACCACCTCCAGCATGCAGTCGGCGCTGGACGTCGCGGAGCTCCTCGACCTCACCGGGATCGAGGTGGTCGCGGACATCGGCGGCGGCCAGGGGCACGTCCTCGCGAGCCTGCTGGAGAAGCACCCGACGGTACGGGGCGTCCTGCTCGACCTGCCGGGCGTGGCGGCCAAGGCGGACCCCCGGCTGCGGGAGGGCGGCGAACTCGCCGCCCGGGCGGAGATCGTTCCCGGGGACTGCCGTGAGGCCATCCCGGTCGACGCCGACATGTACATCATCAAGAACATCCTCGAATGGGACGACGACAGCACCCGCAGGACGCTGAGCAACGTCGTCGGTGCGGCCCGTCCCGGATCCAGGGTCGTCATCATCGAGAACCTGGTCGACGACAGCCCGTCGATGAAGTTCACCACGGCCATGGACCTGTTGCTGCTGCTGAACGTCGGCGGCGCGAAGCACACCAAGGCCAGCCTCTGCGCCCGGATGGCGGACGCCGGACTGGTGATCGGCGAGATCCGGCCGGTCAACGCCTACCTGCACGCCTTCGAGTGCACCGTGCCCGGCTGATGCCGGCCGGCATAGCACGGCAGCCGGCTGAGCCCGGGAGGGCCGTCGGCCCGGACACGCCTCGAGACCGGCACGGAGCCGGTCTCGGGGACGTGTCCGCAGCGCCCGGGGCGCCCGGGCGTCGCGGCTTCAGGCCGCCAGGGCGTTGTTGACGAGGTCGAGGAACTCGCGCGGCGACTTGCAGCGGTCCGCGTCGGCGGGCAGCGGCCGGCTGTGGCGGTTCTCCAGCTCACCGACGATGCCGAGGAGTCCCAGGGAGTCGAGCCCCCACTCGTCGAAGCCCGAGTCGGGGCGGCTCGCCATCGCCGCGGGGTCGACGGTGACGCCGGCCCCCTTCTTCATCAGAGCGGCCAGTTCTTCCATGGTCAGTCGAGCGGTCATGACGGACAACTCCTCAGGCTTGGACCGGCGTGCGCCGGTCGGTGATCAGGCGCATTTCAGAGCGCGCGAGGAAGCGTGAGATCTCCTGGTCGGTGGTGGGGACGCCGTCCTTGGCGCTGTCGAGCAGCCGGGCGAGCACGGCGGCCTTGTGGCTGCCCTCGACGCCGAGGGCCAACGCGGGCCGCGCATCGAGCGGGCCGCGCAGATCGAGGAGCCGCACGACGATGTCGTCGCGCTGGAAGACGGTGCTGGCTTCGACGGGGCACGCCGGGTCGTCCACGGCCGCCTCGTCCTGCCCGGCCAGCAGGCGGGCGAGGGCCATGCCGCACCCGTCCTTGGCCGGGTAGAAGAGCGCGTGCCGCCCGACGTCCGCGGTCTCGCGGCCACCTGCGGCCACGTGGTGCACCGCCGGGAGCGCCGCCCGGGTGAAGAACATGCGGGCCGATCCGGGGTCGCTGAGATCCCGGTCCTGCTCCAGGTACGGGTTGATGGCCTCCTCGAGCGCCTGCACCTCGGGCTGGAGGGCCACGTGGCGCAGTGCCGCGAGGAGGTCGCCCTCCACCTCGACCGCCCGCACGACCCGGTTGCCGTGCATGAACAGCGAGGTGCGGCGCAGCCGGGTCGTCTCGTCGACCTGGGCCTGCGGGGAGGTGTACCCGGCCAGCAGCTCGGCCACCACGGGCTCGCTGCCCGGCTTGACGGTGAAGGTGAGCGCGTGGCGGACCACGCCGTCCCCGCGTCGGGGAGCCACCTGGAGATGCCCGCGGGCCCCGTCCGCGGCGCCCGCGGAGGCGGATGCGGAGGGGAAGGCGGAGAGCGGGACGTCGAGGGAGGGGAGGCCGGGGTCCGGGCCCTTGCCGGTCGCCCGCAGCACGCTGAAACGCAGCGAGCGGGTGTCCCGTACACAGCCGTGGAGCGGCTGCACCGACGCGACGTGTTCCTCGCTGTTGACCCAGGCCAAGAACCGCGGTGCGCTCTCCCACTCACTGGTGATCAGCCACTGCGACGGATTCTCGATCGACTGGCACAACTCGTCGCGGATGTGCCCGGGGACGGAGGACACCTGCTTGCGCAGATGTTCGTACACCTCCAGAAACTGGTTCTGCGCTCCGTCGTACAGATCCAGCAGCAGCACGACCCGAAGCCTCGAGCCGTCGAAGGCGGACTGGGATATCCGTTCCGACAAGGTTGTCATCGTTCACACTCCTTCGAGACCACACGGTCGCCACGGGGCGGCGCCACCCGAACCCGATCGTTGTCCCGTAATCCCTGCGGCGCGAGATGAGAGAACCAAGCGGGTGAACGAGCGAGGGAAGGGGCCTCGTACAGGGCATGGAAGAGCCATGAAGGAAAACGTCGACCACCACGTCCCGGTCCTCATCGTGGGCGGCTCGCTGGTGGGTCTGTGCACCTCGCTCTTCCTCGGCCGGCATGGCATCAGGCACATGGTGGTCGAGAAGCACGCGGGTACCTCGATGCACCCACGCGGACGCGGTATCAACGTTCGGACGATGGAGCTGTTCCGGGTCGCCGACGTCGAGGGCCGGATCCGGGAGGCCGCCTCGGTCCTGGCGGACAACCACGGCATCCTCCAGGGCGGCTCGCTGACCGGGGACGATCAGGAGTGGCTCTTCGAGCAGATCGACCCGGGTGGTGCGCTCGCTCGCTTCAGCCCGTCGTCCTGGTGCCTGTGCAGCCAGAACGACATCGAGCCGGTCCTGATGTCCGTGACGCCCTCCCTCGGGGCCGACCTGCGGTTCTCCACCGAACTCCTCTCCTTCGACCAGGACCCCGGCGGGGTCACCGCGATCGTGAAGAACCGGGACACCGGGGAGCACAGCACGGTCCGCGCGGAGTACCTCGTCGCCGCCGACGGGCCGCGCAGTCCGGTGCGCGAGCAGCTGCGCATCGGCCAGAGCGGCTCCGGGGACCTCTTCCACAACGTGAGCATCACCTTCCGGTCCCGGATGCTCGCCCACGTGGTCGGCGACCGGCGCTTCATCGTCTGCTACCTGACCAAGCCCGACGCCGACGGGGCCCTGCTGCCGGTCGACAACGCCGAGCGGTGGGTCTTCCACGCGCCCTGGCACCCGGACCGGGGCGAAACGCTGGAGGACTTCACCGACGAGCGGTGCGTCGAGCACATCCGGCGGGCCGTCGGCGCACCCGACCTGGACGTCGAGGTCACCGGGAAGGCCCCGTGGCACGCGGCCGAGCGGGTCGCCGAGCGGTACGGGGCCGGCCGGGTCTTCCTGGCCGGTGACGCCGCCCACGAGATGTCCCCCACCGGGGCCTTCGGCTCCAACACCGGCATCCAGGACGCCCACAACCTCGCCTGGAAGCTCGCGGCGGTGCTCAACGGTACGGCCGGGCCGGGGCTCCTGCACACCTACGAGGCCGAGCGGCTGCCGGTGGCCCGGGCGACGAGCGAGCGCGCCTCGGCCCGCTCCGCGGAGCACAGCCACCCGGGGTACGAGCCCGACCCCGAGATCCTGCCCGCGATCGAACCCGAACCGGAGCCGGGGCCGGGGCCGGGGCCGGACGCCGCGCCGCGCGCCGGCGGCCGCCAGGGCGGCGTCCTCTCGGTGGCCATGGGCTACCGCTACAACCGGGGCGCGGTGCTGGGAGCCGACCCGGAGCAGCCCGTCGTGCCCGACCGGATGCGGCTGACCGGCGAGCCGGGCAGCCGCGCTCCGCACATGTGGCTCTGCGGGCCGGGGGAGCCGGAGCCGAAGTCCACCGTGGACCTCTACGAGCGCTCCTTCGTCCTGCTCAGCTCCGAGGACACGCCGTGGCGCGCCGCGGCCCGGTCCGTCGCGGAACAACTGGGCCTGCCCCTGGACGCGTACGCGATCGGCACCGGACCGGAGGCCGACCTGATCCCCGCCAACGGCGGCGACTGGGCCGAGGTGCACGGCACGACCCCGCAGGGCGCGGTCCTCGTCCGCCCCGACGGCTTCGTGGCCTGGCGCTCGGCCCAGGCGGTGGCGGACCCGGAAGCGGTCCTCCATGAGGTCCTGACCACCCTGCTGGACCGGGCCTGACGCACCACGCCGAAGGGCGCCGCCCCGTGGATCGCTCCACGGGACGGCGCCCTTCGGCCTTCGAGACCGGATCAGGTCACGGCACCATCTTCGAGCCGCGTTCGCCCGGCGTCTTCGGCACCCAGGGCTGAACGGCGGTGGCTTCACCGGGGTCCGGCTCGGCCATGTTCACCCCCCAGACCTCCTTGTCCTCGCCCTCCAGGCGCACGGGACGGACGTGGATCTCCTTGATCTGCCCGGTGCCGTGCAGGTAGAGCACGACGGTCTGCCGGTAGGAGCCCTCGTCGTAGAACTCTGCGGTCACCTGCCCGCCGGCTCCCTTACGGAACGCGTCGATCCAGTTCTTGGCGGTCTTCTCGGCGACGCCCTCGCCCCGGTCGTCGGACGTGAGCGATGCCAGCTCGTCGGCCTTCCCGTCGGCGATCCGCCACACCACCTGCTGGGTGATCCCCAGCGAACCCGTGGACGGATACCCGACGACCTTGAGCGGCGGATGGCTGCTGTAGTCCCCGGTGTAGTTCGCCTCTTCGGAGGCGACGTCCCCGGAGCAGGCGGTCAGCATGCCGAGCGCCACGGCGGACACGAGCGCGGCCCGCAGAGCCGGAGCCCGCCTCACCGGGACCTCGGCCTCAGGGCGGCGATCTCCACGATGTCTCCGTTGTTCCTGGCGATGATCTCGGGCAGGGTACTGAGCGGCGCGTACCCGTGCTGGGCGATCTTGACGGTGCCGCCCTGGATACCCCGCACCACGGCCGTGTGGTTGTAGATGTTCTCACCCCTGTACAGGAAGAACAGAACGTCTCCGGGGCGAAGATTGTACGAGCGGTTGACGTAGCCCGGCTGGCGGTAGTTGAACAGGTGGGTGAAGAGCCCCTGGGCTCCGGCCCAGGTGCGGCTCTCCCTCGGCATCCAGCTGAAGGTCGGGTTCCGCCACCAGACGTTGCTGTTCTTGTACCAGCCGGTGCGCATCTTCATGCCGCCGCCGTAGTAGAGCGACTTCGACACGAAGTTGGCGCAGTCGATGCCCCGGTACTCCGGCTTGTCATAGGCGTGGGTCAGGGCCCAGCTCGCGGTTCCCGAACCGTTGACGTACGCGGCCGTACGGACGCCGGCCTCGGACTCGCCCGCCAGCGGGAAGCCGTCGGTGCCGAGCGCGATGGGGTCGATGCCGGTCGGCACCTCCGGTGTTTCGGCCGGAGTGGCGGTGACCTGTGATCCCGCCGCGGCCGTGGTGGACAGGGTCTGCCCCGCCTCGATGTCGTCGGACTCGCTCTCCAGCTTCGCCGCGCCCGCGACGACGTTGAAGACGAACCGCCGGTAGACCCGGTTCTCCGAGACCTCGTCGACCCCGTTGACCCGCAGGGTCACCGTCTGGACGACGGTGCTCCGTACGAGTACCCGACCGGCCGCGCCGTTCAGGACCGTGGTGTCCGCGAGGGCCGAGGACGCACCGATGTAGGCCTGGTTCTGCGTTTCCAGGCCCTCGCGCGTCCCGACCACGGGGTCCTCCTGCACGCCGAGCAGATCCCTGAAGACCGCCGCGTGCGGGGATTCGGCAGCGGCTTCCTCCGCGGTGAGGCTCACCCCCGTCACGACCTTGTTGCGGGCGCTCAGGTACGCCTGGACGTAGTCCTTGTAGCGCGTGGTTCCCCCGGGCACGGAGGAGCCCTGAACCGGCGCACTGCGGGACACCGGGCTGCTGCCCACGGCGTTCTTCGCCGTCACGGCGACACGGTAGGAGAGGGCGTTGTCCAGTCCGGTGAAGACGGCACGCGGTACGGTGCCCTCCGAGGTGGCGACCACGGTGCCGTCGGTCTTCTCGGCCTTGGCCACGTACGTGGTCTCGCCGTTCGCGCCGGTGTCGGTGGGCGGGTTCCACGTGGCGAGCAGGCCCGCGTCACCGGCGGTGGCGAGGACGTCGTTGACCGCGCCGGGGGTGACCGGCGGCAGGTACTCGATGGTCAGCCTGGGCCGCTTGGTGGCGTCCGTGACCGTTCCCGAGTGGTACGAGGCCGCCGCCGCGGTACCGGGAACCGTAAGGGCTATGCCCTGGTTGGTGCCCCGGTCGATCCAGGACTGCACC encodes:
- a CDS encoding nSTAND1 domain-containing NTPase; the encoded protein is MPFRAQLRRLRVQRGLSLADLARQTHYSKGYLSKIETGSKRVTVDVARRCDDVLRAGGELLRMVRETGPRGNDDEDGPGGTGPPAGPQADGECPYRGLPAFTAREARWFFGRERATAELTERVFERVGSGPLMLVAPSGAGKSSLLNAGLVPALRRGGFPMPGSDTWPVLRFTPTAHPLEELLGCAAKVLGGDPGLTAGELRERPDALLEAVRRLAGPPPADGPDRRPPPPRPVLLVDQFEELFTLCCDEDERRAFVRVLCALAAARPGPDGPGPDGPGPDGPGPDVLDPAVVVLGVRADFSGNCLDLPELAPVFTEGLFVLAPMSPAELRESITRPAELAGLTLEPGLFPLLLRDAGLRDDPPDRTPSGVLPLVSHALLATWRQREGATLTVAGYERTGGIQGAIARTAEEVFTRLYPAEQNTLRRVLVRLVHVADGTGATRRRMSRTALMEQLADAGPAAAALDTFVRARLITMDSDSVEITHEALLHAWPRLRGWIRADRAGLLIHQQLAHAAAEWEREGRDPSALHRGTRLDTARAWADEHDGRSRLGPLEAAFLRASQEAHEGRERQAGRQVRLRQWTLATLVVLLVLAVGAGGLAYEQRAGALGQERVARSRALALQSAALAAGRPEASMLLAGEAYRTSATSEARGALLSTQSQPFIARLGGHGGPVNAVAFAPGNETLATAGSDGTVMLRRVSDGRTTATFTLPGRVRAVAFSPDGRTLAATSTDGPARLWDTAGGGGGGTPLPAGTAGARAVAFAPDGRTLAVAGADGTIGLWDAAGDHGAVASLAGHTGRVNALAYAADGRTLVSAGADRTVRLWDAVEARPLAVLTGHTDEVLGAAFAPDGRTVATGGVDRTVRLWDVAGRRTTATLTGHSDDVNGVAYTPDGTTVVSAGGDGTTRLWDVAGGRAAATLAGHTDYVLGVAVDGRGAVLATAGFDQSVVLWDLRGAALTSRPFTEIWHAAYSPDGKRLATAEADHAVRLWDVAGRRVLATFSGHSETVFSVAFAPDGRTLASAGSDGTVRLWDTVARGPSAVLTGRSGTVFAVAFSPDGRTLASAGSDGTVRLWDVAGRRQLAVLAGHTDFANDVVFSPDGRTLASAGDDLTVRLWDVVARRPLAVLTGHRGAVRGVAFSPDGRTLASSGNDGTVRLWDARRHRFEAALSGHTGSARGIAFSPDGRTLASSGNDRTVRLWDVAGRRTVAALSGHANAVWGVVFAPDGRTVASSSTDGTVRLWDLDVGARLAAIGRLRETAGSEGRNGGWSLGVRRSR
- a CDS encoding DM13 domain-containing protein, which translates into the protein MAGRRRRLWAGVSIAVAVVLAAGLYWLQPWKLWQDETVREALPAAVAPSDPGATAAVPGAVPGGAPAAPVTVARGTLISHEHSTTGEVALIRLPDGSHTLRLTNLDTSNGPDLRVWLTDAPVKEGVAGWRVFDDGRYTSLGKLKGNKGDQNYPVPADVKVADFTSVTIWCDRFDVSFGAATLARV
- a CDS encoding right-handed parallel beta-helix repeat-containing protein, whose protein sequence is MAAGLGVLTPSAAAAGRRVLPGDSIQEAVNFARPGDIITVMPGTYYENVLITKSVTLRGYGARTVIKPPVTATTPGTPVAPGTPVAPGTPVTPGTPVAPPEPGASGAPVPPGAAKAPVAPGSAANGRALTCSQADTGICVMGTAEQPVVGVDIRSLTVSGFKRNGIWASHTDRLSVQRVIAEKNGTWGIAQERSTRGLFRDNTARDNAESGLFIANTVDREGGATDTLGAVVRRNTLTGNRIGVTVRRVRNLSVYGNTVTGNCGGVFVVGDEGEPGAGDMTIRNNRIHENNKFCKGNSRLPDIQGVGIVLTGAEETVVRSNSIRGNVGASPLSGGILLFKSFVGATNTDNVIRDNDVRDNKPADLANQGTGSGNQFLNNRCESSVPAGMC
- a CDS encoding methyltransferase → MTTVSPTSTPIPAPQHTPQPAMRMRELVFGAACAAAVRAAARLGVADALGESPATAAELATAVEAEPLPLQRLLRALACYGIFAETEDGQFVHTEMSRLLREDDPHSLRYIALWCTEPWTWQAWPRLDDAVRSGGSVFQELYGKGFFDYLHQDAHESAHVFNRAMTTSSMQSALDVAELLDLTGIEVVADIGGGQGHVLASLLEKHPTVRGVLLDLPGVAAKADPRLREGGELAARAEIVPGDCREAIPVDADMYIIKNILEWDDDSTRRTLSNVVGAARPGSRVVIIENLVDDSPSMKFTTAMDLLLLLNVGGAKHTKASLCARMADAGLVIGEIRPVNAYLHAFECTVPG
- a CDS encoding acyl carrier protein — translated: MTARLTMEELAALMKKGAGVTVDPAAMASRPDSGFDEWGLDSLGLLGIVGELENRHSRPLPADADRCKSPREFLDLVNNALAA
- a CDS encoding SchA/CurD-like domain-containing protein yields the protein MTTLSERISQSAFDGSRLRVVLLLDLYDGAQNQFLEVYEHLRKQVSSVPGHIRDELCQSIENPSQWLITSEWESAPRFLAWVNSEEHVASVQPLHGCVRDTRSLRFSVLRATGKGPDPGLPSLDVPLSAFPSASASAGAADGARGHLQVAPRRGDGVVRHALTFTVKPGSEPVVAELLAGYTSPQAQVDETTRLRRTSLFMHGNRVVRAVEVEGDLLAALRHVALQPEVQALEEAINPYLEQDRDLSDPGSARMFFTRAALPAVHHVAAGGRETADVGRHALFYPAKDGCGMALARLLAGQDEAAVDDPACPVEASTVFQRDDIVVRLLDLRGPLDARPALALGVEGSHKAAVLARLLDSAKDGVPTTDQEISRFLARSEMRLITDRRTPVQA